The following proteins come from a genomic window of Galactobacillus timonensis:
- a CDS encoding transglycosylase domain-containing protein → MTAERHTSHNGKRKPKRRINRRNLWTMILIILVSLEMIVATAGMIVLHRMVQDEPTLVVDDFFSAESSHIYDKDGNEVADVGTQLRENITYDQISESLIDAFLAVEDSRYFEHNGFDLPRFTKSALDNVRNRILGRNGLSGGSTFTMQLVKLTYFQNDETGQTAARSIEYKVQQIDLARQLEKVSNKKAIFEMYLNKMNFGGTGNIRGIEKAAEYYYGKKAGELNLAEAAMLAGVINAPYLYDPHNFLDNATSRRNTVLSLMKRHGYITEKEYQLATSIKVEDTLIDPNDSTRGGAGNSYAYQAYIDTVITEAQNLTGQDPLSVAMDIYTSLDTSVQKVMDDIQAGNYEEVQYPDDLMEIGAVAENNQTGEIVAIAGGRNYGRGGSMLLNHATDQYKQPGSTVKPWLDYALAFEYLGWATSHVVTDKPVTYRGTDIVIKNANGQYHGEVTLAYAVAASLNTPAIQTFQEVIDTAGWQTVSDYIASFHFSQVDASAYDVGYAIGGSTFVVSPVENAAAHAILMNGGCYIQPHTIKRIEYRNGTSEPIEPVYQKEQVLSSQSAYLAAQLEYGAIHGGVYNYLQILDRDYQTFGKTGTSDWGTEGLQYNIPTGSAKDTWMVGQTTQYTICTWVGYEKGVKDEGTYFSTAKQQLNTRGHIVSLILDACTASSGTPADLQQPDGISTITHILGTFPYASPIDGMDPSLITTGKIKSEYATLVDPTAPEVDNLDSFQASANDDGTVTMQWTPYPDSSMVTDAVDDSTMDISLYDDNGNLLVEAYGQRLFSWSWVYGPIRYRCRISQNGQVKAELISETESSTQSVDLEPNTETEACGYYAYETAGGGSNEVCVTFTTPAGSDSGSDSGSDSEITITTPEPAPTPSPSASPSASPSADAGSQDNTDQG, encoded by the coding sequence ATGACAGCAGAAAGACATACTTCTCATAACGGGAAAAGGAAACCGAAGCGCCGCATCAACCGGCGCAATCTATGGACCATGATCCTGATCATCCTGGTCAGTCTCGAAATGATCGTCGCAACGGCCGGCATGATCGTTCTTCATCGCATGGTTCAGGATGAACCTACGCTTGTTGTCGATGATTTTTTCTCCGCCGAAAGTTCCCATATCTACGATAAGGACGGCAACGAAGTCGCAGACGTCGGTACCCAGTTGCGCGAAAACATCACCTACGACCAGATCAGTGAATCCCTCATTGATGCCTTTCTGGCCGTCGAAGACAGCCGCTACTTCGAACATAACGGCTTCGATCTTCCCCGTTTCACCAAGTCGGCACTCGATAACGTTCGCAACCGTATCCTTGGCCGCAACGGCCTCTCCGGCGGATCCACCTTTACGATGCAGCTGGTGAAGCTGACCTATTTCCAGAACGATGAAACCGGTCAGACCGCTGCCCGCTCCATTGAATACAAGGTGCAGCAGATTGATCTGGCCCGTCAGCTGGAAAAAGTATCCAACAAGAAAGCCATCTTCGAAATGTATCTCAACAAGATGAATTTCGGCGGAACCGGCAATATCCGCGGCATCGAAAAGGCCGCCGAATATTACTACGGAAAGAAGGCAGGAGAGCTCAATCTTGCCGAAGCGGCGATGCTGGCAGGCGTCATCAATGCGCCCTACCTCTATGATCCGCATAATTTCCTTGATAACGCAACGTCGCGCCGCAACACCGTTCTTTCCCTGATGAAGCGCCATGGCTACATCACCGAGAAGGAATATCAGCTTGCCACCAGCATCAAGGTCGAAGATACCCTTATCGATCCCAATGATTCTACCCGCGGCGGCGCCGGAAACTCCTACGCTTACCAGGCCTATATCGACACCGTCATCACCGAGGCGCAGAATCTGACCGGACAGGATCCTCTCTCTGTCGCCATGGACATCTATACGAGCCTCGACACATCCGTGCAGAAGGTCATGGATGATATTCAGGCCGGCAACTATGAAGAGGTACAGTACCCTGACGATCTGATGGAAATCGGCGCGGTCGCTGAAAACAACCAGACCGGTGAAATCGTCGCCATCGCCGGCGGACGCAACTACGGCCGCGGCGGATCGATGCTGCTGAATCATGCGACGGATCAGTACAAGCAGCCCGGATCCACCGTCAAGCCATGGCTCGACTATGCCCTTGCCTTCGAGTATCTCGGCTGGGCAACCAGTCACGTTGTAACGGATAAGCCGGTCACGTACCGTGGCACTGACATCGTCATCAAGAATGCCAACGGCCAGTACCATGGTGAGGTGACGCTGGCCTATGCGGTTGCCGCCTCCCTGAACACGCCTGCCATCCAGACGTTCCAGGAGGTCATTGACACGGCCGGCTGGCAGACCGTCAGCGACTACATTGCCAGCTTCCACTTTTCGCAGGTTGATGCTTCGGCCTATGATGTTGGCTATGCGATCGGCGGCTCTACCTTTGTTGTTTCGCCGGTGGAAAATGCGGCTGCCCATGCCATCCTGATGAATGGCGGCTGCTACATTCAGCCCCATACCATCAAGCGCATCGAATATCGAAACGGGACCTCGGAACCGATTGAACCCGTCTACCAGAAGGAACAGGTACTCTCCTCCCAGTCTGCCTATCTGGCGGCACAGCTGGAATACGGAGCGATCCATGGCGGCGTATACAACTACCTGCAGATTCTGGACCGCGACTATCAGACCTTCGGTAAGACCGGAACCTCTGACTGGGGAACAGAAGGTCTCCAGTACAACATTCCAACGGGATCCGCAAAAGATACCTGGATGGTCGGCCAGACGACGCAGTACACGATCTGTACCTGGGTCGGCTATGAAAAGGGTGTCAAGGATGAAGGAACCTACTTCAGTACGGCCAAGCAGCAGCTGAATACCCGCGGCCATATTGTCTCTCTGATCCTTGATGCATGTACCGCCTCCTCAGGGACGCCGGCCGATCTGCAGCAGCCGGACGGCATCTCAACGATCACCCATATTCTGGGTACCTTCCCCTACGCTTCACCGATAGACGGTATGGATCCGTCTCTGATTACGACGGGAAAGATCAAGAGCGAATATGCGACGCTCGTTGATCCAACCGCACCTGAAGTTGATAATCTTGACAGCTTCCAGGCAAGTGCCAACGATGACGGAACCGTTACGATGCAATGGACGCCGTACCCTGATTCCAGCATGGTCACCGACGCCGTCGATGACAGTACGATGGATATTTCTCTCTATGATGACAATGGCAACCTGCTGGTCGAGGCCTATGGTCAACGCCTGTTCTCATGGAGCTGGGTCTACGGACCGATCCGCTACCGCTGCCGCATCTCGCAGAATGGCCAGGTGAAGGCGGAGCTGATCAGTGAAACGGAAAGCAGTACCCAGAGCGTCGACCTCGAACCGAACACGGAAACCGAAGCCTGCGGCTATTATGCCTATGAAACGGCCGGCGGCGGTTCCAACGAGGTGTGTGTCACCTTCACAACGCCAGCCGGCAGTGATTCCGGCAGCGACTCCGGATCGGACAGCGAAATTACGATCACGACGCCAGAACCGGCGCCTACTCCTTCGCCAAGCGCTTCCCCTTCTGCCTCTCCTTCGGCGGATGCCGGGTCGCAGGACAACACGGATCAGGGCTGA
- the recU gene encoding Holliday junction resolvase RecU, with protein MINYPVHIKRSPTTAAEEKASTKVSAADRGMALEHDLNRSNEWYLQQDKAVIYKKPTPVTIVKVDYPARSAAKITEAYFKVPSTTDYNGIYREKYIDFEAKECRSRTSFPIKSIHPHQIRHLDDVTRHGAIAFVVVRFIAYDITYYVVASTMTDYIRTCGRSSIPYAWFQENGHRISGNYLCPVDYLKIVDKLYFKENQ; from the coding sequence ATGATCAACTATCCCGTACACATCAAACGCAGCCCCACCACGGCCGCCGAAGAAAAAGCGAGCACGAAAGTATCCGCTGCCGATCGCGGCATGGCGCTGGAGCACGATCTCAACCGCTCCAACGAATGGTACCTGCAGCAGGACAAGGCCGTCATCTACAAGAAGCCGACGCCGGTCACGATCGTCAAGGTCGACTATCCGGCCCGCTCGGCGGCCAAGATCACCGAAGCCTATTTCAAGGTTCCAAGCACGACCGACTACAACGGAATCTACCGGGAAAAATACATTGACTTTGAGGCCAAGGAATGCCGCTCACGCACATCCTTTCCCATCAAGTCAATCCACCCGCACCAGATCCGCCATCTCGATGATGTGACGCGGCATGGTGCCATTGCCTTTGTCGTCGTCCGCTTCATCGCGTATGATATTACCTACTATGTAGTTGCCTCAACAATGACTGACTATATCCGCACCTGCGGGCGCAGTTCCATCCCGTATGCATGGTTTCAGGAAAACGGACACAGGATCAGCGGAAATTATCTTTGCCCCGTCGACTATCTCAAGATTGTCGATAAACTGTATTTCAAGGAGAACCAATGA
- a CDS encoding DivIVA domain-containing protein — translation MAGKVNLDIQTILDKEFDIDLKGYSASQVDAFLDLVMEDYETYQNTLSELNEKIAELERTNASLRAKLIEEEGHTRALEANTPAASGAANVDILRRLSRLEEQVFEDQKKTENQ, via the coding sequence ATGGCAGGGAAAGTAAATCTGGACATTCAGACGATTCTTGATAAGGAGTTTGACATTGACCTGAAGGGCTATAGTGCTTCGCAGGTCGATGCGTTTCTTGATCTGGTAATGGAGGATTATGAGACGTATCAGAATACGCTGAGTGAGCTCAATGAGAAGATTGCTGAGCTGGAGCGGACAAATGCGTCGCTGCGTGCGAAACTGATCGAGGAAGAGGGCCATACCAGGGCTCTGGAGGCAAATACTCCGGCGGCCAGCGGGGCGGCAAACGTGGATATTCTGCGGCGGCTGTCGCGCCTTGAGGAGCAGGTGTTCGAGGATCAGAAGAAAACGGAAAATCAGTAA
- the pgsA gene encoding CDP-diacylglycerol--glycerol-3-phosphate 3-phosphatidyltransferase, with amino-acid sequence MNLPNRLTIFRIILVPVVVLVYLFPYAQFGIEPVTYYIGAVPLSMVNIVSLIIYVVAALTDALDGHLARSRNMITTFGKFADPIADKMLTTTMFLLFVSRGIISPVPVIIMICRDIVVDGCRMLAATNGKVVAAQMLGKVKTVLQMVTIALILLNNLPFELWSLPVSDVLLWMSAFVSLASGISYMNQLKGDIMESK; translated from the coding sequence ATGAATCTTCCAAATCGTCTGACAATATTCCGTATTATTCTGGTGCCGGTTGTGGTGCTTGTTTATCTGTTTCCGTATGCGCAGTTCGGCATTGAGCCGGTGACGTATTACATCGGGGCTGTGCCGCTGTCGATGGTGAACATCGTGAGTCTGATCATTTATGTGGTGGCGGCGCTGACCGATGCGCTGGACGGGCACCTTGCACGCAGCCGCAACATGATTACGACATTCGGTAAGTTTGCGGATCCGATCGCTGACAAGATGTTGACGACGACGATGTTTCTGCTTTTTGTGAGCCGTGGCATCATTTCGCCGGTTCCGGTGATCATCATGATCTGCCGTGACATTGTTGTGGATGGCTGCCGGATGCTGGCGGCGACCAACGGCAAGGTTGTGGCTGCCCAGATGCTCGGCAAGGTGAAGACAGTTCTGCAGATGGTTACGATTGCGCTGATTCTTCTGAACAATCTGCCGTTTGAGCTGTGGAGTCTTCCGGTGAGCGATGTGCTGCTGTGGATGTCGGCGTTTGTGTCGCTGGCTTCGGGCATCAGCTATATGAATCAGCTCAAGGGCGACATCATGGAGTCGAAATAA
- the recA gene encoding recombinase RecA, whose amino-acid sequence MAKEKTDAPVRSSDDKKDQLLAEALKTIEKEYGKGAIMRLGDRADVAVDAIPTGSLALDAALGIGGYPKGRIIEIYGPESSGKTTLALHAIAECQKGGGRCAFIDAENAIDPVYAKHLGVNIDELILSQPDSGEQALDICEVLVKSGAIDLVVVDSVAALVPQAELDGEMGDSSVGLQARLMSKAMRKLAGVMNHSQTTAIFINQLREKVGVMFGNPETTPGGRALKFYASVRLDVRRSETLKDGQDAYGNVVKIKVVKNKVAPPFRTAVVNMIYGEGISHVDEVITLAVEHELLEKAGAWFSYKGEKVGQGLAATRAWLRAHPEIDAELTQQLREILFKKDGETDAATAANQE is encoded by the coding sequence ATGGCAAAAGAGAAAACGGATGCACCTGTTCGCAGCAGCGACGACAAGAAGGATCAGCTGCTTGCGGAGGCGCTGAAGACCATTGAAAAGGAGTATGGCAAAGGGGCGATCATGCGTCTGGGCGACCGGGCGGATGTTGCTGTCGATGCGATTCCGACGGGTTCGCTGGCACTGGATGCGGCACTTGGCATCGGCGGCTACCCGAAGGGAAGAATCATTGAGATCTACGGTCCGGAATCTTCGGGCAAGACGACGCTGGCTCTGCATGCGATTGCGGAGTGTCAGAAGGGCGGGGGCCGCTGTGCCTTCATTGATGCGGAAAATGCAATTGATCCGGTCTATGCGAAGCATCTTGGTGTCAATATCGATGAGCTGATTCTTTCGCAGCCGGATTCCGGGGAACAAGCCCTGGATATCTGCGAAGTTCTTGTTAAGAGCGGTGCCATTGATCTGGTGGTCGTTGACTCGGTTGCGGCCCTTGTTCCGCAGGCGGAGCTGGATGGCGAGATGGGTGACAGTTCGGTCGGTCTGCAGGCACGTCTGATGTCAAAGGCGATGCGCAAGCTGGCCGGCGTCATGAATCATTCGCAGACGACGGCAATCTTCATCAACCAGCTGCGTGAAAAGGTCGGCGTGATGTTCGGAAATCCGGAGACGACGCCGGGCGGCCGGGCGCTGAAGTTCTATGCTTCGGTGCGTTTGGATGTGAGACGTTCGGAGACGCTGAAGGACGGGCAGGATGCCTATGGCAACGTTGTGAAGATCAAGGTTGTCAAGAACAAGGTTGCGCCGCCGTTCCGTACGGCTGTTGTGAACATGATTTATGGCGAAGGAATTTCGCATGTGGATGAGGTGATTACGCTGGCGGTGGAACATGAGCTTCTGGAAAAGGCCGGCGCATGGTTCTCCTACAAGGGGGAAAAGGTCGGCCAGGGTCTCGCGGCGACGCGGGCGTGGCTGCGGGCGCATCCGGAAATCGATGCCGAACTGACGCAGCAGCTGCGTGAAATCCTCTTCAAGAAGGACGGCGAAACCGACGCTGCGACAGCGGCAAATCAGGAATAA
- a CDS encoding DegV family protein yields MSNYLIATASTCDIDASWLACHDVPFVSYSFSIDGQEYQDDCTSATRNFVYKEMRAGKMVHTSAISVFGYYNFFSKLLMRGKDIIYVDMSRAISSSVSNCEKALEQIRSEYPERRIYFMDSYCITAGLNLFVRELVRRHEAGTSYGDLIAWGEAHKLEYIHRFMVEDLTWLRKGGRLSNASALLGTILAIKPELYVDCEGKLIAFEQAHGRKRAIKRMLEEASKDLAPYTADEPVLIETADDPEDGEKLIPVVKEMYPQLAKADFEILAVGPTICAHVGPDFLAFAYHGTKRIL; encoded by the coding sequence ATGAGTAACTATTTGATTGCGACGGCTTCCACTTGTGATATTGATGCGTCGTGGCTGGCCTGCCATGATGTTCCGTTTGTTTCCTATTCGTTCTCCATTGACGGACAGGAATACCAGGATGACTGTACGAGTGCGACGCGAAACTTTGTATATAAAGAGATGCGGGCGGGGAAGATGGTTCATACGTCTGCCATTTCGGTCTTTGGGTATTACAACTTTTTTTCGAAGCTTCTGATGCGGGGGAAGGACATCATCTATGTGGATATGTCGCGGGCGATCTCCTCATCGGTATCAAACTGTGAAAAGGCTCTGGAACAGATCCGTTCGGAGTATCCGGAGCGTAGGATCTATTTCATGGACAGCTACTGCATTACGGCGGGTCTCAATCTTTTTGTGCGGGAACTGGTGCGTCGTCATGAGGCGGGTACGTCCTATGGGGATCTGATTGCCTGGGGCGAGGCTCATAAGCTGGAGTATATTCACCGCTTCATGGTTGAAGATCTGACGTGGCTACGCAAGGGCGGACGGCTGTCGAATGCTTCGGCGCTTCTGGGAACGATTCTTGCAATCAAGCCGGAGCTGTATGTGGATTGTGAGGGAAAGCTGATTGCCTTTGAACAGGCACATGGGAGAAAGCGGGCAATCAAGCGGATGCTGGAGGAGGCTTCAAAGGATCTGGCTCCGTATACGGCAGATGAGCCGGTGCTCATTGAGACGGCCGATGATCCGGAAGATGGTGAGAAACTGATTCCGGTTGTGAAGGAAATGTATCCGCAGCTGGCGAAGGCAGACTTTGAAATTCTGGCTGTGGGGCCGACGATCTGTGCCCATGTGGGACCGGATTTTCTGGCGTTTGCATATCATGGTACGAAGCGCATTCTCTAG
- the rny gene encoding ribonuclease Y, producing MNYGFLILAGIVGIVVGIVIMMISSKAGLDKAKIEADSILEESKSKADTIVKQAQIDGQKAAFDLRQQADKEIKDRENKIQQMENRLNRDQDRLSVREENLTAKEKKLDEKGRLADAKLANISKMEADLQQKIDSQIEVLERTASLSQEDAKKELMDAVAKKSEKEISAYLHEQDEIAQSRAADQARNIIATAIQRYSQEETIDRTVSVVTLPNEDMKGRIIGREGRNIKAIEQATGVDLIIDDTPDAITISCFNPVRREIARQSLEILMKDGRIQPGRIEEVVNKVTKELDESIMKIGDEAIFQLGINRMNRELTRLVGTLRYRYSYGQNVLQHSMEVATFAGIMAAELGLNQQLAKRAGLLHDIGKAVDFEQEGSHVELGAKVAKKYGENAIVVNAIESHHGDKEPEDIIAVLVAAADTLSAARPGARFESMENYIERLEKLEEIAKSFDGVDKAFAIQAGREVRIMVQPEKVNDERMTKIAHDIKDRVESEMTYPGQIKITLIREVRVQEVAQ from the coding sequence ATGAATTACGGATTTCTCATTTTAGCTGGTATTGTCGGAATTGTTGTTGGAATCGTCATCATGATGATTTCCAGCAAGGCAGGACTGGATAAAGCCAAGATCGAGGCAGACTCCATCCTGGAAGAAAGCAAGTCCAAGGCAGATACCATTGTCAAGCAGGCACAGATCGATGGCCAGAAGGCGGCATTTGATCTGCGTCAGCAGGCTGACAAGGAGATCAAGGATCGCGAAAACAAGATTCAGCAGATGGAAAACCGTCTGAACCGTGACCAGGATCGTCTTTCAGTACGTGAGGAAAATCTGACCGCTAAGGAAAAGAAGCTCGATGAAAAGGGCAGACTTGCGGACGCAAAACTGGCAAATATCAGCAAAATGGAAGCGGATCTTCAGCAGAAGATCGACAGTCAGATCGAGGTCCTGGAACGGACCGCCTCTCTTTCGCAGGAAGATGCGAAGAAGGAGCTGATGGATGCGGTCGCCAAGAAGAGTGAGAAGGAAATCTCCGCTTACCTGCATGAGCAGGATGAAATTGCGCAGTCGCGGGCAGCTGACCAGGCGCGCAATATCATTGCGACAGCCATTCAGCGCTACAGTCAGGAAGAGACCATTGACCGTACGGTTTCAGTTGTGACGCTTCCCAATGAAGATATGAAGGGACGCATCATCGGCCGTGAGGGCCGCAACATCAAGGCGATCGAGCAGGCGACGGGCGTTGACCTGATCATTGACGATACGCCGGATGCGATCACCATTTCGTGCTTCAACCCGGTACGCCGTGAGATTGCGCGGCAGTCGCTGGAAATCCTGATGAAGGATGGCCGTATTCAGCCGGGCCGCATTGAAGAAGTAGTAAATAAGGTAACCAAGGAGCTGGATGAGTCCATTATGAAGATCGGCGATGAGGCGATCTTCCAGCTGGGCATCAACCGGATGAACAGGGAGCTGACGCGTCTTGTCGGTACGCTGCGCTACCGGTACAGCTATGGTCAGAATGTTCTTCAGCATTCGATGGAAGTCGCTACGTTTGCCGGCATCATGGCGGCGGAGCTGGGCCTGAATCAGCAGCTTGCGAAGCGGGCAGGTCTTCTGCATGATATCGGCAAGGCTGTTGACTTCGAGCAGGAAGGCAGCCATGTGGAGCTTGGCGCAAAGGTTGCCAAGAAGTATGGCGAGAATGCGATCGTTGTGAATGCAATCGAGTCGCACCATGGTGACAAGGAGCCGGAAGATATCATTGCGGTTCTGGTAGCGGCGGCAGATACGCTGAGCGCTGCGCGTCCGGGTGCACGCTTTGAATCAATGGAGAACTACATTGAGCGTCTGGAGAAGCTGGAGGAAATTGCCAAGAGCTTCGATGGCGTCGATAAGGCATTTGCGATCCAGGCGGGTCGTGAGGTACGCATCATGGTTCAGCCGGAAAAGGTCAACGATGAACGTATGACCAAAATCGCCCACGACATCAAGGATCGGGTGGAGAGTGAGATGACCTATCCGGGTCAGATCAAGATCACACTGATCCGTGAGGTACGTGTGCAGGAAGTAGCCCAGTAA
- a CDS encoding TIGR00282 family metallophosphoesterase yields MKILFLGDVVAKSGRQAVSLRLKALQQSCGADFTIVNGENAAHGKGITARIYRAFKDDGVDVVTLGNHAFSKHEILDHLNECTDLVRPVNLEPAAGGQGWLVRSVKGVRVAVVNLLGQVYMDVATEDPVVTMRRLMPELQRCADVIFIDLHAEATGEKELFFHLFADQVTAVIGTHTHVQTADEQIFHGCAYITDAGMCGSFDSVLGRDTDELIRRKNGEAAKFTPSQEPAMICGVLIDVDDATQRAVKITRIQERPA; encoded by the coding sequence ATGAAGATTCTTTTTCTCGGCGATGTTGTCGCAAAGAGCGGACGGCAGGCTGTATCCCTTCGGTTAAAGGCACTGCAGCAGAGCTGCGGGGCGGATTTCACCATTGTCAATGGTGAAAATGCCGCCCATGGCAAGGGCATTACGGCCCGTATCTACCGTGCTTTCAAGGATGATGGCGTGGATGTGGTTACGCTTGGCAATCATGCGTTTTCGAAGCATGAGATTCTGGATCATCTGAATGAATGTACGGATCTGGTGCGGCCGGTGAACCTGGAGCCTGCTGCGGGCGGTCAGGGCTGGCTGGTGCGCAGTGTGAAGGGTGTGCGGGTTGCGGTTGTCAATCTTCTGGGGCAGGTCTATATGGACGTTGCGACAGAGGATCCTGTGGTGACGATGCGGCGGCTGATGCCTGAGCTTCAGCGGTGTGCGGATGTAATTTTCATTGATCTGCATGCGGAAGCGACCGGGGAAAAGGAACTGTTCTTCCATCTGTTTGCGGATCAGGTGACGGCAGTCATCGGGACGCATACACATGTGCAGACGGCAGATGAGCAGATTTTTCATGGCTGTGCCTATATCACGGACGCCGGCATGTGCGGCTCGTTTGATTCGGTGCTTGGCCGTGATACGGATGAGCTGATCCGCCGTAAAAACGGTGAAGCTGCGAAATTTACACCGTCCCAGGAGCCGGCCATGATCTGCGGCGTTCTGATCGATGTAGATGATGCGACGCAACGGGCAGTGAAAATAACAAGAATTCAGGAACGCCCTGCGTGA
- a CDS encoding 4Fe-4S binding protein translates to MPVQVDKDLCIGCGACTTVCPVTALSLDADGKSQCDEATCIDCHTCIGTCPVSAISVK, encoded by the coding sequence ATGCCAGTTCAGGTTGATAAGGATCTCTGCATCGGCTGCGGCGCTTGCACAACAGTCTGCCCGGTCACTGCGTTATCGCTGGATGCGGATGGCAAGTCTCAGTGCGATGAAGCTACATGCATCGACTGCCATACATGCATCGGCACATGCCCGGTATCTGCTATCTCTGTTAAGTAA
- the miaB gene encoding tRNA (N6-isopentenyl adenosine(37)-C2)-methylthiotransferase MiaB: MRDNTFILPDHAQEGKRAKSVERSQFMLDEDALDLGKGKTYFIRTYGCAANVRDGETIAGLLEAMGFQRAADEKSADVLIFNTCAVRGTSEEHVFGEIGTLKPWKQQHPEKILALCGCMAQEESVVEAILKTYRQVDLVFGTHNLDALPRLLAKAMRGEKAIEVKSEQGGIVEDLPVNRSSVIKGFVNIAYGCDKFCTYCIVPYTRGKERSRLMPYILDEIRQFEQRGGKEVMLLGQNVNSWGKDLRIEDGFTKLLIAAAQTGIRRIRFDSSHPRDYSETTIDAMRDYENIMPSLHLAVQSGSDTVLQRMNRGYTIEHYKELFDTMKAKIPSMTFSTDLIVGFPQESDEEFQKTLDLVDYCRFDQVYSFIYSPREGTPAAAMEDDVPRHVKEERLQELNRHINHWAYENNQNYLNRTLEVLCEGPSKKRADVLAGYSREFKLVNFTGRNVKAGDIVQVKITGAKSFSLDGVAIE; the protein is encoded by the coding sequence ATGAGAGACAATACATTTATTCTTCCGGATCATGCGCAGGAAGGAAAGCGGGCAAAGTCCGTTGAGCGTTCTCAGTTTATGCTTGATGAGGATGCGCTTGATCTTGGAAAAGGGAAAACCTATTTTATCCGTACCTATGGATGTGCCGCCAATGTGCGTGATGGTGAGACAATTGCGGGGCTGCTGGAGGCCATGGGCTTTCAGCGCGCAGCTGATGAGAAGAGTGCGGATGTTCTGATCTTCAATACGTGTGCGGTGCGGGGAACGTCAGAGGAACATGTGTTCGGTGAAATCGGTACTCTGAAGCCATGGAAGCAGCAGCATCCGGAGAAGATCCTTGCGCTGTGCGGATGTATGGCCCAGGAGGAGAGCGTCGTTGAGGCGATTCTGAAGACCTATCGTCAGGTGGATCTGGTGTTTGGAACCCATAATCTTGACGCGCTGCCGCGGCTATTGGCAAAGGCGATGCGGGGCGAGAAAGCGATTGAAGTCAAGAGCGAGCAGGGCGGCATCGTTGAAGATCTGCCGGTGAATCGTTCCAGTGTGATCAAAGGATTTGTCAATATTGCCTACGGGTGCGATAAATTCTGTACGTACTGTATCGTTCCCTATACCCGGGGCAAGGAGCGTTCGCGTCTGATGCCCTACATTCTCGATGAGATCAGGCAGTTTGAGCAGCGGGGCGGAAAAGAAGTGATGCTGCTGGGACAGAATGTCAACAGCTGGGGCAAGGATCTCCGCATTGAAGACGGTTTTACGAAGCTGCTGATTGCGGCGGCACAGACGGGGATCCGCCGGATCCGCTTTGATTCTTCGCATCCGCGTGACTATTCAGAGACGACGATTGATGCGATGCGTGATTATGAGAACATCATGCCTTCCCTGCATCTGGCGGTACAGTCGGGAAGCGATACGGTGCTGCAGCGGATGAACCGCGGCTATACGATCGAGCATTACAAGGAACTGTTCGATACGATGAAGGCGAAGATTCCTTCGATGACCTTCAGTACGGATCTGATCGTCGGGTTTCCGCAGGAAAGCGATGAGGAGTTTCAGAAGACGCTGGATCTGGTGGACTACTGCCGGTTTGATCAGGTTTATTCCTTCATCTATTCGCCGCGTGAAGGGACGCCGGCGGCAGCGATGGAGGATGATGTTCCGCGTCATGTGAAGGAAGAGCGTCTGCAGGAGCTGAACAGGCACATCAACCACTGGGCGTACGAAAACAATCAGAACTATCTGAACCGGACGCTGGAGGTGCTCTGTGAAGGGCCTTCGAAGAAGCGGGCCGATGTGCTGGCGGGCTACAGCCGTGAGTTCAAGCTGGTGAACTTCACGGGCAGGAATGTGAAGGCCGGTGACATTGTGCAGGTGAAGATCACGGGGGCAAAATCCTTTTCGCTGGATGGTGTCGCGATTGAATGA